One window from the genome of Natrialba magadii ATCC 43099 encodes:
- a CDS encoding TrmB family transcriptional regulator: MASLRDLGLSEYEARAYRALLNTGPTTAKELSRASDVPMGRIYDVLNSIEQYNLVRTQTASRPKKYVAVEPSTALDRLLDDKKRELAEKADQYESIVDDLSDELDAADPVEEQFWTAAVGPEETIDLFLERLAAADQSIIMVAADPVPQRDMRTVGDDVLATLEDALDRGVSVDVLMTRRLVNSLSENVGERYRTTLQARDDFDVRTSEEVTGSFNLLDDSEVCIQVPNPLSSGDAFGMIDLKDPEFAANVHDEFAPRWEDAEPLKF, encoded by the coding sequence ATGGCCAGCCTCAGGGACCTCGGGCTCTCGGAGTACGAGGCTCGAGCGTATCGAGCGCTGTTGAATACCGGTCCGACAACGGCCAAGGAGTTGTCACGCGCCAGTGACGTTCCGATGGGCCGTATCTACGACGTGTTGAACAGCATCGAGCAGTACAATCTCGTTCGAACACAGACCGCGAGTCGGCCGAAGAAGTACGTCGCCGTCGAGCCCTCGACTGCGCTCGACCGCTTGCTCGACGACAAGAAGCGCGAACTCGCCGAGAAAGCGGATCAGTACGAATCCATCGTCGACGACCTCTCGGACGAACTCGACGCTGCTGATCCGGTCGAAGAGCAGTTCTGGACCGCAGCCGTCGGACCTGAAGAGACGATCGATCTCTTCCTGGAGCGACTCGCTGCCGCCGATCAGTCGATCATCATGGTCGCTGCGGACCCCGTTCCACAGCGGGACATGCGGACCGTCGGTGACGACGTGCTGGCGACACTCGAGGACGCCCTCGACCGCGGCGTTTCGGTCGACGTGTTGATGACGCGCCGACTCGTCAACTCGCTCTCCGAGAACGTCGGCGAGCGCTATCGGACGACGCTACAGGCACGTGATGACTTCGATGTCCGAACGAGTGAAGAAGTGACCGGGTCGTTCAACCTCCTCGACGATTCCGAGGTCTGTATTCAGGTGCCGAATCCGCTTTCGTCGGGCGATGCGTTCGGCATGATCGACCTCAAGGACCCGGAGTTCGCGGCGAACGTCCACGACGAGTTCGCGCCGCGGTGGGAGGATGCAGAGCCGCTGAAGTTCTGA
- the mptA gene encoding GTP cyclohydrolase MptA, with amino-acid sequence MSHQLPDVQASSPDVTVGLSQVGVTGVEKLVKLAREDKRPIVLTAEFEVFVDLPAWRKGADMSRNMEVIDEILEDATREEAYRVEEVCGDAAERLLEKHDYTSTAKVSMEAEFMRREQTPASDRETQHTVDIIASATATEDGTREEIGAEVTGMTVCPCSQGMSAARAKQTLENLGVEEDTITQFLEEVPQPGHSQRGHATLTVEAGGDPDVDLNDIIDIARDSMSARIYNLAKRPDEDHMTYEAHADAKFVEDCVRSLAEGVVDEFDHLSDDAVITMKQSNDESIHQHNAHAERIVEMETLREEVAADE; translated from the coding sequence ATGAGTCACCAGTTGCCGGACGTACAGGCGTCTTCGCCAGACGTCACCGTCGGCCTGAGCCAGGTCGGTGTCACCGGTGTCGAAAAGCTCGTCAAGCTCGCCCGCGAGGACAAGCGCCCGATCGTCCTCACCGCCGAGTTCGAGGTCTTTGTCGACCTTCCTGCCTGGCGCAAGGGCGCGGACATGAGCCGCAATATGGAGGTCATCGACGAAATCCTCGAAGACGCCACGCGCGAAGAGGCCTACCGCGTCGAAGAGGTCTGTGGTGACGCTGCAGAGCGCCTCCTCGAGAAACACGACTACACCTCTACTGCGAAAGTGTCGATGGAAGCCGAGTTCATGCGTCGCGAGCAGACGCCCGCAAGCGACCGCGAGACCCAACACACCGTCGACATCATTGCCTCCGCGACAGCGACCGAAGACGGCACGCGCGAAGAAATCGGCGCGGAAGTAACTGGGATGACCGTCTGTCCGTGCTCGCAGGGCATGTCTGCCGCGCGTGCAAAGCAGACACTCGAGAACCTCGGCGTCGAGGAGGACACCATCACGCAGTTCTTAGAGGAGGTGCCACAGCCGGGTCACTCCCAGCGCGGGCACGCGACGCTCACCGTCGAAGCAGGAGGTGACCCGGACGTGGATCTGAACGACATCATCGATATTGCGCGGGATTCGATGAGCGCGCGAATCTACAACCTGGCCAAGCGTCCCGACGAGGATCACATGACGTACGAGGCACACGCAGACGCGAAGTTCGTCGAGGACTGCGTGCGCTCGCTGGCCGAGGGCGTCGTCGACGAATTCGACCACCTGTCGGACGATGCAGTTATCACGATGAAGCAGTCGAACGACGAGTCGATCCACCAGCACAACGCTCACGCCGAGCGCATCGTCGAGATGGAGACGCTACGCGAGGAAGTAGCGGCCGATGAGTGA
- a CDS encoding SDR family oxidoreductase, producing MDENTLQGKSALVTGASAGIGRETVRALADEGMNVALAARRADELDELAGAVEAEYGVETVAVPTDVTDEAAVDDLVAETVETFGGLDVVVANAGTGTERGVGIEELDTEQYRTVMDVNTDGMFFTTRAAVPHLEESAGTIVFVGSFAGKFPRSGSPVYAGTKWWTRGFALSLAAQVGPDDIGVTVINPSEVRTEFGKEYRDEAELSKQRYEPGEITEPADIAAAVVFAAQQEPPNTVTEIDLYRRDKFEMM from the coding sequence ATGGATGAAAACACACTACAAGGGAAGTCAGCACTGGTGACCGGCGCAAGCGCAGGTATCGGACGCGAAACTGTTCGCGCACTCGCAGACGAAGGAATGAACGTCGCACTCGCGGCACGGCGCGCCGACGAATTGGACGAGCTGGCTGGGGCGGTCGAAGCGGAATATGGTGTCGAAACGGTCGCAGTACCGACGGACGTAACCGACGAGGCTGCTGTCGATGACCTGGTCGCCGAGACAGTCGAGACCTTCGGCGGGCTCGACGTAGTGGTCGCGAACGCGGGAACCGGAACCGAACGCGGCGTCGGAATCGAGGAGTTAGACACCGAACAGTATCGGACCGTGATGGACGTCAACACCGACGGAATGTTCTTCACGACGCGAGCGGCCGTTCCACATCTCGAGGAATCGGCCGGGACGATCGTGTTCGTTGGCAGTTTCGCGGGGAAGTTTCCGCGGTCGGGAAGCCCAGTTTACGCGGGAACGAAGTGGTGGACCCGCGGGTTCGCGTTGAGTCTAGCCGCACAGGTCGGACCGGACGATATCGGTGTGACGGTCATCAATCCGTCCGAGGTCAGAACGGAATTCGGCAAGGAATATCGTGACGAGGCGGAGTTATCGAAACAGCGGTACGAGCCGGGAGAGATCACCGAACCTGCGGACATCGCGGCGGCGGTTGTCTTCGCCGCGCAGCAGGAACCGCCAAACACCGTCACCGAGATTGACCTCTACCGACGGGATAAGTTCGAGATGATGTGA
- a CDS encoding amphi-Trp domain-containing protein, with amino-acid sequence MAQRTTADAAQSREDLAAYFEHLAAEFRAGGEDVDIDVGNKTVSLSPPETIETSVDVIERSTMFRGNRETVRIELNWKSEQ; translated from the coding sequence ATGGCACAGCGCACGACGGCCGATGCGGCACAGTCACGCGAAGACCTCGCGGCTTATTTCGAGCACCTCGCTGCGGAGTTCAGAGCCGGGGGCGAAGACGTCGATATCGACGTTGGGAACAAGACGGTCTCGCTCTCGCCACCCGAAACGATCGAGACGTCGGTCGACGTGATCGAACGATCGACGATGTTTCGCGGCAACCGGGAAACGGTACGGATCGAGTTGAACTGGAAATCCGAGCAGTAG
- a CDS encoding NAD(+)/NADH kinase, whose translation MADDPDAAVTVGLVAQRANERAHELAAALQEGLESQAAVLDVVLDELTASALSVSGRPVAAMSDCDLVVSIGGDGTLLFVAREVSDTPILGVNLGEVGFLNAVAPGDALDVVPEIVSQLQTSEGLETQRRTLRRLTAMPVANSTEPTTDSWTLDPALNEIVVHGPRRGHGGGATITVEVDGRQYVDGHADGVLVTTPTGSTAYNLSEGGPLVHPDSESLVVTQMAATDGRPPLVVDADATVTVTVDDADSAFVISDGRDRQQLEPPASVTIASADDPVTLVGPQSDFFAALEKLE comes from the coding sequence ATGGCAGACGATCCGGATGCCGCCGTCACTGTTGGTCTCGTCGCTCAGCGGGCGAACGAGCGGGCGCACGAACTCGCCGCAGCGCTCCAGGAGGGACTCGAGAGCCAGGCCGCAGTCCTCGACGTTGTACTCGACGAACTGACTGCGTCAGCGCTCTCGGTATCGGGCCGGCCTGTCGCGGCGATGAGCGACTGTGACCTCGTCGTGAGTATCGGTGGCGATGGCACGCTCCTGTTCGTCGCCCGCGAGGTCAGCGACACGCCGATTCTCGGTGTCAACCTCGGCGAAGTCGGCTTTCTCAACGCCGTCGCACCCGGGGACGCGCTCGACGTCGTTCCCGAGATTGTTTCACAACTGCAGACCAGTGAGGGCCTGGAGACGCAACGACGAACGCTCCGCAGACTCACGGCGATGCCCGTCGCCAACAGTACCGAACCCACGACCGACAGCTGGACGCTCGACCCCGCGCTCAACGAAATCGTCGTTCACGGCCCACGTCGCGGACACGGCGGCGGTGCAACGATCACCGTTGAGGTTGATGGGCGACAGTACGTCGACGGCCACGCCGACGGCGTGCTCGTCACGACACCCACGGGCTCGACCGCGTACAACCTGAGCGAGGGTGGCCCGCTCGTCCACCCCGACTCGGAGTCACTCGTCGTCACACAGATGGCCGCTACGGACGGACGACCCCCGCTCGTCGTCGACGCCGACGCAACCGTGACGGTCACCGTCGACGATGCAGACTCCGCGTTCGTAATCAGTGACGGCCGCGACCGCCAGCAACTCGAGCCACCTGCGAGCGTCACGATCGCGAGCGCAGACGACCCGGTTACACTCGTTGGTCCCCAGTCGGATTTCTTCGCTGCACTCGAGAAACTCGAGTAA
- a CDS encoding FxsA family protein, translating to MLRWIFALLLIPFLDAVLLAVVVSQTTYIGWVGMVLLVVLTGLVGMLLVRAEGRRTLRKMQRSLVQGEPPTNQLLDGALLIAAGAFLLTPGLVTDLIGFLIAVPITRIPIRTALKRYVVIPYADKKTDGLASGAVWTFGFPDGDHPGAGGPTDTGSAGPAGGSGSRTQGPGTGIGTGTAGGTYDLGDDDYTVDTGSSSSSGTEARSSRDSATDSNTIDIGTGEETENADDSDEDSQHAR from the coding sequence ATGCTCCGGTGGATCTTCGCGCTGTTGCTCATCCCGTTTCTCGACGCGGTGCTTCTCGCGGTCGTCGTCAGTCAGACGACCTACATCGGCTGGGTCGGTATGGTGCTTCTCGTCGTTCTCACCGGCCTCGTCGGCATGCTCCTCGTCCGTGCAGAGGGGCGCAGAACGCTTCGGAAGATGCAACGCTCGCTCGTCCAGGGTGAGCCGCCGACGAATCAACTCCTCGATGGGGCACTCCTGATTGCGGCCGGTGCGTTCTTGCTCACGCCCGGCCTCGTCACGGACCTCATCGGGTTCCTGATCGCGGTTCCGATCACTCGGATCCCGATCAGAACTGCCCTCAAGCGGTACGTGGTCATCCCCTACGCCGACAAGAAGACCGACGGCCTCGCGAGTGGTGCCGTCTGGACGTTTGGGTTTCCCGACGGCGACCATCCGGGTGCAGGCGGGCCGACGGATACGGGCAGTGCGGGTCCCGCGGGTGGTTCTGGGTCGAGGACGCAAGGCCCTGGAACCGGGATCGGCACCGGTACCGCCGGTGGCACGTACGATCTCGGCGACGACGACTACACGGTCGACACCGGCTCCAGCTCCAGTTCCGGAACGGAAGCAAGGAGCAGTCGGGACAGCGCTACCGATAGCAACACGATCGACATCGGCACGGGTGAGGAGACAGAGAACGCGGATGACAGCGACGAAGACAGTCAGCACGCGCGGTAG
- a CDS encoding NAD+ synthase, with protein sequence MIDPRFSEAELDQHQHHITTFIRDQIDTAGADGAVLGLSGGIDSTLTAYLAADALGAENVHGLVLPAVVSGDENMSDAERVALDLGLPHDLIEIEPIVDSLLSAYPEAEGDREAVGNARARVRAVLNYLVANHENRLVLGTGNRSEAAVGYFTKYGDGAVDCHPIGNLYKAQVRQLARHVGVPEDLAAKPATAELWADQTDEDEMGLSYETLDSILVTHVDGPLSVAATCRELDVEPETVERVREMYQHSEHKRQVPPSPEPLS encoded by the coding sequence ATGATCGATCCACGATTTTCGGAGGCCGAACTCGACCAGCACCAACACCATATTACCACGTTCATCCGAGACCAGATCGATACGGCGGGCGCCGACGGCGCGGTCCTCGGTCTCTCGGGTGGGATCGACAGCACGCTTACGGCCTACCTCGCAGCAGATGCACTCGGTGCCGAGAACGTACACGGCCTCGTCCTCCCCGCTGTCGTCAGCGGCGACGAGAACATGAGTGACGCCGAGCGGGTCGCCCTGGACCTCGGACTCCCGCACGATCTCATCGAAATCGAACCGATCGTCGACTCGTTGCTGTCGGCGTATCCGGAAGCCGAGGGCGACCGCGAGGCCGTCGGCAACGCTCGCGCCCGCGTTCGGGCGGTTCTCAACTACCTCGTCGCAAACCACGAGAACCGACTCGTGCTGGGAACGGGCAACCGCAGCGAGGCCGCCGTCGGCTACTTCACGAAGTACGGTGACGGCGCGGTCGACTGCCATCCGATCGGAAATCTCTACAAGGCACAGGTTCGCCAGCTTGCCCGCCACGTCGGCGTCCCCGAGGACCTCGCAGCCAAGCCCGCGACCGCGGAGCTGTGGGCCGACCAGACCGACGAGGACGAGATGGGACTCAGCTACGAAACACTCGACTCGATCCTCGTCACACACGTCGACGGCCCACTCTCGGTCGCCGCGACCTGTCGCGAACTCGATGTCGAACCAGAAACCGTCGAACGTGTTCGCGAGATGTACCAACATAGCGAGCACAAGCGGCAGGTCCCACCGTCGCCAGAACCACTCTCGTAA
- a CDS encoding nucleotidyltransferase domain-containing protein, producing the protein MSPTASRISTRVRTTVETHLEDIERVHDVTVVLAVARGSYAWGGASPASDYDVGFVFVPTDFRRYAHLQRPDETIVIQREERGDSGDQDVGAHGDCGDDSDRGNDSGDGRDSTTGDENRAEFDYQGWDIRQFMRLLANSNDGAIDLLRSPIRYRLACDPSVLDELRVYVERTYNPMDLYHAYRGIATSNYRKYISHHLVRSDDELFPIVETRADEYVVETAEPADTLATDGDDVPTTTIAADDERFTETQTKPTVKRNLTIYRAAMAARYLKATGECGETGGNTVATGDAGTDTNTSHDLPALEFEQFLTEQAPAVFDTERIQRARDLLERKRRGEGDEEVGDVVGREFAQPSVEIEPSIHVRSGPEPARLDEFTDELLAAVL; encoded by the coding sequence GTGTCACCGACAGCATCGCGGATCTCTACACGCGTTCGAACAACCGTCGAGACGCATCTCGAGGATATCGAACGAGTGCACGACGTGACGGTCGTACTGGCTGTCGCCCGGGGGAGCTACGCCTGGGGCGGTGCGAGTCCAGCGAGCGACTACGACGTCGGATTCGTCTTCGTTCCGACTGACTTCCGGCGATACGCACACCTCCAGAGACCTGACGAGACAATCGTGATCCAGCGCGAGGAGCGTGGCGATAGCGGGGATCAAGACGTTGGAGCCCACGGAGACTGCGGAGACGACAGCGACCGCGGCAACGACAGCGGAGACGGCAGAGACAGCACCACCGGAGACGAGAACAGAGCCGAATTCGACTACCAGGGCTGGGACATACGGCAGTTCATGCGCCTACTTGCCAACTCCAACGACGGCGCAATCGACCTCCTTCGGAGCCCGATCCGCTACCGACTTGCGTGCGATCCGTCCGTTCTCGACGAACTCCGGGTCTACGTCGAACGAACCTACAACCCGATGGATCTCTACCACGCCTACCGTGGAATCGCCACGAGTAACTACCGGAAATACATCTCACACCACCTCGTGCGCAGCGACGACGAACTCTTTCCGATCGTGGAGACGCGCGCGGACGAATACGTCGTCGAAACAGCCGAACCAGCCGACACGTTGGCAACTGATGGCGACGACGTACCGACGACGACCATCGCTGCGGACGACGAGCGTTTCACTGAAACACAGACGAAACCCACCGTCAAACGAAACCTCACTATCTATCGCGCGGCGATGGCCGCGCGCTACCTGAAAGCAACCGGTGAGTGCGGAGAAACTGGTGGCAACACTGTCGCCACTGGTGATGCCGGCACCGATACCAACACCAGTCACGACCTCCCAGCACTCGAGTTCGAACAATTTCTCACCGAACAGGCACCGGCAGTCTTCGACACTGAACGAATCCAGCGCGCGCGGGACCTGCTCGAGCGCAAGCGCCGTGGCGAGGGCGACGAGGAAGTCGGCGACGTCGTCGGTCGCGAGTTCGCACAGCCGTCGGTCGAGATCGAGCCGTCGATTCACGTACGTTCAGGGCCGGAGCCAGCGCGGTTGGACGAGTTCACCGACGAGTTGCTCGCGGCAGTTCTTTAA
- a CDS encoding DUF255 domain-containing protein codes for MGIGMGSDRDDGTRVEWREWGQEAFDEAAEAGCPILLSLTATWCDHCHEMDEETYAEPRIAANVNDSFVPVRVDVDRRPRVRDRYNMGGFPSTVFLAPDGSVLTGAGYLGHDGMRQVLDSVRTMWDTKGSGAGRVPRPLREDNPPAGELTSAVESAMLGQLSEVYDQTAGGWGQQPKFPLPDALEFALKRDREMALRSFDAVSANLLDEYDGGFYRFATDSDWSGLQHEKLLDSNGALVRAFANAYLLTGKDEYREPAARTIEFLTTTLWNDAVDAFANSQPPGETDAHSLDATDREAAAEPPVDDIVLAGPNALAIEGLLTYAAYTDDERARRYATRALETLQTELIDEGVVTHAHPDTVADDAGATAPLLANQARTLSALTTAASVLDPAVLSTATAVADATIDQLRDGDSFVDGPAAGAGLLDQPLRPLDSNVALADALLDLAALTGDDAYRTVAREVLESFAGASDRFGVQIAQYATATSRLLEGPLVIAVADEPGTDLHRAALRMADHEKVVVPGADAVESAPEVEPGTARVLRGDRSSTVAETPTELSEAVQSVLD; via the coding sequence ATGGGTATCGGTATGGGCAGTGACCGCGACGACGGAACGCGCGTCGAGTGGCGCGAGTGGGGCCAGGAAGCCTTCGACGAGGCAGCGGAGGCCGGTTGCCCCATCTTACTCTCGCTCACTGCGACGTGGTGTGACCACTGTCACGAAATGGACGAAGAGACCTATGCAGAGCCGCGGATCGCGGCGAACGTCAACGACAGTTTCGTGCCCGTCCGCGTCGACGTCGACCGTCGTCCGCGCGTGCGTGATCGGTACAATATGGGCGGCTTTCCCTCGACTGTCTTTCTCGCCCCCGACGGCTCAGTGCTGACCGGTGCGGGCTATCTCGGCCACGATGGCATGCGACAGGTCCTCGACAGCGTCCGCACCATGTGGGACACCAAAGGCAGCGGTGCCGGTCGCGTCCCGCGACCGCTCCGCGAGGACAACCCGCCTGCTGGTGAACTCACGTCGGCTGTCGAATCCGCCATGCTCGGCCAACTCTCCGAGGTGTACGACCAGACCGCCGGCGGTTGGGGCCAACAACCGAAGTTCCCGCTGCCCGACGCACTCGAGTTCGCTCTGAAGCGCGACCGGGAGATGGCGCTGCGCTCGTTCGACGCGGTGAGTGCGAACTTGCTCGACGAGTACGACGGGGGCTTCTACCGTTTCGCAACGGATTCCGACTGGTCCGGTCTCCAGCACGAGAAGCTGTTAGATTCGAACGGCGCGCTCGTGCGCGCGTTCGCGAACGCGTATCTGCTTACTGGGAAAGACGAGTACCGCGAGCCGGCTGCGCGGACGATCGAGTTCCTGACGACGACGCTCTGGAACGACGCCGTCGATGCCTTCGCGAACAGCCAGCCACCTGGTGAGACCGACGCCCACAGCCTCGATGCGACGGATCGCGAGGCGGCAGCCGAGCCGCCAGTCGACGACATCGTCCTCGCCGGCCCGAACGCGCTCGCGATCGAGGGGCTGCTCACCTACGCGGCTTACACGGACGATGAGCGCGCGCGACGGTACGCAACGCGGGCACTCGAGACGCTTCAGACTGAGCTGATCGACGAGGGTGTCGTCACGCACGCGCATCCCGACACCGTCGCCGACGACGCTGGTGCAACCGCGCCGTTGCTCGCGAACCAGGCCCGGACGCTCTCGGCACTGACGACGGCCGCGAGTGTTCTCGATCCGGCTGTCCTGTCGACCGCGACCGCCGTCGCCGACGCGACCATCGACCAGTTGCGCGATGGCGACTCGTTCGTCGACGGGCCGGCAGCGGGCGCAGGGCTCCTCGATCAGCCGCTGCGGCCGCTCGATTCGAACGTCGCACTCGCCGACGCGCTGCTGGACCTCGCGGCGCTCACCGGCGACGATGCGTACCGCACCGTCGCCCGGGAGGTACTGGAGTCCTTCGCCGGCGCAAGCGATCGGTTCGGTGTCCAGATCGCACAGTACGCGACAGCGACATCGCGGCTACTCGAGGGGCCGCTCGTCATTGCGGTCGCCGACGAGCCGGGAACGGACCTGCACCGGGCAGCGTTGCGAATGGCCGACCACGAGAAGGTAGTCGTTCCCGGCGCAGACGCGGTCGAGAGTGCACCCGAAGTCGAGCCTGGAACAGCCCGCGTACTCCGCGGCGATCGCAGCTCGACTGTCGCTGAAACTCCAACTGAGTTGAGCGAGGCGGTGCAGTCCGTTCTTGACTAG